A single window of Streptomyces sp. NBC_00464 DNA harbors:
- a CDS encoding AMP-binding protein: MDPNTSAHIDSFAREHLPPADQWPELVFDLPELHYPDRLNCAAELLDRTAERLGPDRPAFRTPDGGVLSYGELRDLVDRIAHVLTSDLGVVPGNRVLLRGPTTPTLAACWLAVLKAGAIAVTVLAQQRAAELATICSIARISHALCDVRSVDDLVKAEVPGLRITAYGGDAPDDLLRLTDGRPDPYRAVDTAADDVALIAFTSGTTGRPKGCMHLHRDVLAIADTFSRHVLRPEPDDVFAGSPPLGFTFGLGGLVVFPLRAGASALLLEQAGPKQLLPALAAHRVSVLFTAPTAYRVMLDQLDGHDLSALRRCVSAGENLPVATWHSWYERTGLRIINGIGATELLHIFVSAADEAIRPGTTGVPVPGWQARVVDAEGEPVPDGKPGLLAVRGPVGCRYLADERQREYVRHGWNLTGDTYVRDADGYFRYVARADDMIISSGYNIAGPEVEDALLRHPEVAEAAVVGREDELRGRIVAAFVVRREGSALSADALRAFMRSELAPHKCPRLITFLPALPRTATGKLQRFRLRSDEPGADSGLPDRE, encoded by the coding sequence ATGGACCCGAATACCTCAGCGCACATCGACAGCTTCGCCAGGGAACATCTGCCACCCGCCGACCAGTGGCCGGAACTGGTCTTCGACCTGCCCGAGCTGCACTATCCGGACCGACTCAACTGCGCCGCCGAGCTCCTGGACCGCACGGCCGAGCGCCTCGGACCGGACCGGCCGGCCTTCCGTACGCCCGACGGCGGGGTGCTGAGCTACGGGGAGTTGCGCGACCTGGTCGACCGGATCGCCCATGTCCTCACCTCGGACCTGGGAGTGGTGCCCGGAAACCGGGTGCTGCTGCGCGGGCCCACCACGCCCACGCTCGCGGCCTGCTGGCTGGCGGTGCTGAAGGCCGGCGCGATCGCCGTCACCGTACTGGCCCAGCAGCGGGCCGCCGAACTCGCCACGATCTGCTCGATCGCCCGGATCAGCCATGCGCTGTGCGACGTCCGGTCGGTCGACGACCTCGTGAAGGCAGAGGTGCCGGGGCTGCGGATCACGGCGTACGGGGGTGACGCACCCGACGACCTGCTGCGGCTGACCGACGGCCGGCCGGACCCGTACCGGGCCGTGGACACCGCGGCGGACGACGTGGCGCTGATCGCGTTCACCTCGGGAACCACCGGCCGCCCCAAGGGCTGTATGCATCTGCACCGCGATGTGCTGGCGATCGCGGACACCTTCTCGCGGCACGTCCTGCGGCCTGAGCCCGACGACGTGTTCGCCGGCAGCCCGCCGCTCGGATTCACCTTCGGGCTCGGCGGTCTGGTCGTCTTCCCCCTGCGGGCGGGCGCCTCGGCGCTGCTGCTGGAGCAGGCGGGCCCCAAGCAGCTGCTGCCCGCCCTGGCCGCGCACCGGGTCTCGGTGCTGTTCACCGCCCCGACCGCCTACCGGGTGATGCTGGACCAGCTGGACGGCCACGACCTCTCCGCGCTGCGCCGATGCGTCTCGGCGGGCGAGAACCTGCCCGTCGCGACCTGGCACTCCTGGTACGAGCGGACCGGTCTGCGCATCATCAACGGCATCGGCGCCACCGAGCTGCTGCACATCTTCGTCTCCGCCGCGGACGAGGCGATCCGCCCCGGCACCACCGGTGTCCCGGTCCCCGGCTGGCAGGCCCGGGTGGTGGACGCCGAAGGCGAACCCGTGCCGGACGGCAAGCCGGGACTGCTCGCCGTGCGCGGCCCGGTCGGCTGCCGCTATCTCGCCGACGAACGGCAGCGGGAGTACGTGCGGCACGGCTGGAACCTCACCGGCGACACCTATGTACGCGACGCCGACGGCTACTTCCGCTACGTGGCCCGCGCCGACGACATGATCATCTCCTCCGGGTACAACATCGCCGGCCCCGAGGTGGAGGACGCCCTGCTGCGCCACCCCGAGGTGGCGGAGGCCGCGGTGGTGGGCCGGGAGGACGAGCTGCGCGGCCGGATCGTGGCGGCGTTCGTGGTGCGGCGCGAGGGCTCCGCCCTGTCGGCCGACGCCCTGCGTGCCTTCATGCGGTCCGAACTGGCCCCGCACAAATGCCCCCGCCTCATCACGTTCCTGCCCGCACTCCCCCGTACCGCGACCGGCAAACTGCAACGCTTCCGCCTTCGCTCGGACGAACCCGGTGCGGACTCCGGCCTGCCGGACCGAGAATGA
- a CDS encoding PaaX family transcriptional regulator, which produces MIEPHTPRSLIVTLYGAYGRTPGDAPMPVAELVRLLGAVGVEAPAVRSSVSRLKRRGLLVAARTPGGAAGYALSADARQLLDDGDRRIYRHPDPRVEDGWVLAVFSVPEAERHKRHLLRSRLSGLGFGTAAPGVWIAPAALYEETRHTLERLGLAPYVELFRGDHLGFAATGQSVARWWDLDAVARLHDGFLERHEPVLRSWEARPDEPPVPETAYRDYLMALDSWRQVPYGDPGLPNELLPANWPGGRSAEVFGLLHERLRDAGAEFVVG; this is translated from the coding sequence ATGATCGAACCGCACACCCCCCGCTCGCTGATCGTCACCCTCTACGGTGCGTACGGCCGCACCCCGGGCGACGCCCCGATGCCGGTGGCGGAACTCGTCCGGCTGCTCGGAGCCGTCGGTGTGGAGGCCCCTGCGGTACGGTCCTCCGTCTCCCGGCTGAAGCGGCGCGGACTGCTGGTCGCGGCCCGGACGCCGGGCGGGGCGGCCGGGTACGCGCTCTCGGCCGACGCCCGCCAGCTGCTCGACGACGGGGACCGGCGGATCTACCGGCACCCGGACCCGCGCGTCGAGGACGGCTGGGTGCTCGCCGTGTTCTCCGTGCCGGAGGCCGAACGCCACAAGCGGCACCTGCTGCGCTCACGGCTGTCCGGGCTCGGCTTCGGCACGGCCGCACCCGGCGTGTGGATCGCACCGGCCGCGCTGTACGAGGAGACGCGGCACACCTTGGAGCGCCTCGGACTCGCCCCGTACGTGGAGCTGTTCCGCGGTGACCACCTCGGCTTCGCGGCCACCGGGCAGTCGGTGGCGCGCTGGTGGGATCTGGACGCCGTGGCCCGGCTGCACGACGGTTTCCTGGAGCGGCACGAGCCGGTGCTGCGGTCCTGGGAGGCGCGCCCGGACGAGCCGCCGGTGCCGGAGACGGCGTACCGGGACTACCTGATGGCGCTGGACTCCTGGCGGCAGGTGCCGTACGGGGATCCGGGGCTGCCCAACGAGCTGCTGCCGGCGAACTGGCCGGGCGGCAGATCGGCGGAGGTGTTCGGGCTGCTGCACGAGCGGCTGCGGGATGCGGGGGCGGAGTTCGTCGTCGGATAA
- a CDS encoding GNAT family N-acetyltransferase, which produces MTWTFTDDVDTFLDAAGASLAARPAESTVMLTVTAALRRHGPHAFGDHDPVLGWWRGADGEVAGTMLQTPPYPASLNALAPEAVGPLMAARPLTHVNADRATALAVAAHWPGHRVDEEERLYRLGELVPPSPAPGGRARAATPADRELLLRWFAAFAFDIGGPNAAQSERQGRAVDERTAEGRLTLWEHEGVPVSMAGISLQIAGTARVAPVYTPPEYRGRGYAAAVTAEVSGAARAAGADEVLLFADLANPTSNGVYTRIGYRAVSDRLVVSARENDG; this is translated from the coding sequence ATGACCTGGACCTTCACGGATGACGTCGACACCTTCCTCGATGCGGCCGGCGCGTCGCTGGCTGCCCGTCCTGCCGAGAGCACGGTCATGCTGACCGTCACCGCGGCCCTGCGCCGCCACGGTCCGCACGCCTTCGGCGATCACGATCCGGTGCTGGGCTGGTGGCGCGGTGCCGACGGCGAGGTGGCGGGCACCATGCTCCAGACGCCGCCCTACCCCGCCTCGTTGAACGCGCTCGCCCCGGAGGCGGTGGGCCCCTTGATGGCCGCCCGGCCGCTCACCCACGTCAACGCGGACCGGGCCACGGCACTGGCGGTGGCGGCCCACTGGCCGGGGCACCGTGTCGACGAGGAGGAGCGGCTGTACCGGCTGGGCGAGCTGGTCCCGCCGTCACCCGCTCCCGGCGGCCGGGCGAGGGCCGCGACCCCTGCGGACCGGGAGCTGCTGCTGCGCTGGTTCGCCGCGTTCGCCTTCGACATCGGTGGGCCGAACGCCGCTCAAAGCGAACGGCAGGGGCGGGCTGTCGACGAACGGACGGCGGAAGGCCGGCTGACGCTCTGGGAGCACGAGGGCGTCCCCGTGTCGATGGCGGGCATCTCACTGCAGATCGCCGGCACCGCCCGCGTCGCTCCGGTGTACACGCCGCCGGAATACCGCGGCCGGGGGTACGCGGCGGCGGTGACCGCCGAGGTCAGCGGCGCGGCCCGGGCGGCGGGTGCGGACGAGGTGCTGCTCTTCGCCGATCTCGCCAACCCGACGAGCAACGGCGTGTACACGCGCATCGGCTACCGGGCCGTCTCGGACCGGCTGGTGGTCAGCGCGCGGGAGAACGATGGATGA